In Nocardia asteroides, the following proteins share a genomic window:
- a CDS encoding NAD(P)/FAD-dependent oxidoreductase has product MDIVVVGAGYAGAVAANRLRKKVAGARITVVNPRAEFVERVRLHEQLAGTGSAATPLAEMLRPGIETRVAGVEKVGDGAVTLDDGTGLTFDHLFLAVGSTATPLPGSIAVGTWEGAEQARGALAALPAEATVTVIGGGLTGIETAAEVAEARPDLTVRLVSAQIGASLSDAGQRRVLRSLDRLGVGVHTDEVVAIDGTTVTLRSGAALDSALTLWAVVSAVPDLAARSGLAVDATGRALVDPYLRSVTDPRIFAVGDCAAVPGARMACATAAPQGAHAADTLARMIDGREPRPYSMGYGGQALSLGRHDAVMQTSRRDDSPLPAAFRGRVAAVTKERIVRYAAWSARTGNTVWLRGPKK; this is encoded by the coding sequence ATGGACATCGTGGTGGTCGGAGCGGGGTACGCGGGGGCGGTCGCGGCGAACCGGCTGAGGAAGAAGGTCGCGGGGGCACGGATCACCGTGGTGAATCCGCGCGCGGAGTTCGTGGAGCGGGTGCGGCTGCACGAACAGCTGGCGGGGACGGGGTCGGCGGCGACACCGCTCGCGGAGATGCTGCGTCCCGGGATCGAGACGCGGGTGGCGGGCGTGGAGAAGGTGGGCGACGGCGCGGTCACCCTGGACGACGGCACCGGGCTGACGTTCGACCACCTGTTCCTCGCGGTCGGCAGCACGGCGACGCCGCTGCCCGGCTCGATCGCGGTGGGCACGTGGGAGGGCGCCGAGCAGGCGCGAGGCGCCCTCGCCGCGCTGCCGGCCGAGGCGACCGTCACCGTGATCGGCGGCGGCCTCACCGGTATCGAGACCGCGGCCGAGGTCGCCGAGGCCCGGCCCGACCTGACCGTGCGGCTGGTGAGCGCGCAGATCGGGGCGAGCCTGTCGGACGCGGGACAGCGGCGCGTGCTGCGCAGCCTGGACCGGCTCGGCGTCGGAGTGCACACCGACGAGGTCGTCGCGATCGACGGCACCACCGTGACCCTGCGCTCGGGGGCCGCGCTCGACTCCGCCCTCACGCTGTGGGCGGTCGTGTCGGCGGTGCCCGACCTGGCCGCGCGCAGCGGCCTCGCCGTGGACGCCACCGGCCGGGCGCTGGTCGACCCGTACCTGCGCAGCGTCACCGATCCGCGGATCTTCGCGGTCGGCGACTGCGCGGCCGTCCCCGGCGCGCGCATGGCCTGCGCGACCGCGGCGCCGCAGGGCGCGCACGCGGCCGATACGCTGGCCAGGATGATCGACGGACGCGAGCCACGGCCCTATTCGATGGGCTACGGCGGGCAGGCGCTGAGCCTGGGCAGGCACGACGCGGTCATGCAGACCTCGCGGCGCGACGACTCCCCGCTGCCCGCGGCGTTCCGTGGCCGGGTCGCCGCCGTCACCAAGGAACGCATCGTCCGCTACGCCGCGTGGAGCGCGCGCACCGGCAACACCGTCTGGCTGCGCGGACCGAAGAAATGA
- a CDS encoding LOG family protein — MSTDSADQAGKVKSTAKFRGPVMFRRNRKQGMRTADRNLLDSRQDSDWVHTDPWRVLRIQAEFVEGFGALAEVPPAVTVFGSARTLRSDPEYAAGQAIGAALSQAGFAVITGGGPGAMEAANRGSSEAGGYSIGLGIELPFEQGLNEWVDLGINFRYFFVRKTMFVKYSQAFVCLPGGFGTLDELFEALTLVQTRKITRFPIILFGSAYWTGLVDWLRDTMAVAGKISPEDLDLIQITDSVDEVVRIIRGETGDHADIERLGTEDKW, encoded by the coding sequence ATGTCTACCGATTCCGCTGACCAGGCTGGGAAGGTCAAATCCACGGCGAAGTTCCGGGGGCCGGTGATGTTCCGGCGCAACCGCAAGCAGGGCATGCGCACCGCCGACCGGAACCTGCTCGACTCCCGGCAGGACAGCGACTGGGTACACACCGATCCGTGGCGGGTGCTGCGGATCCAGGCCGAGTTCGTGGAGGGTTTCGGCGCGCTCGCCGAGGTGCCGCCCGCGGTGACCGTCTTCGGATCGGCGCGGACCCTGCGCAGCGATCCCGAGTACGCCGCGGGCCAGGCCATCGGCGCCGCGCTGTCGCAGGCCGGTTTCGCGGTGATCACCGGCGGCGGTCCCGGCGCCATGGAGGCCGCCAACCGCGGATCCTCGGAGGCGGGCGGATATTCGATCGGCCTGGGGATCGAGCTGCCGTTCGAGCAGGGCCTCAACGAGTGGGTCGATCTCGGGATCAACTTCCGGTACTTCTTCGTGCGCAAGACCATGTTCGTGAAGTACTCGCAGGCCTTCGTCTGTCTCCCCGGCGGTTTCGGCACCCTCGACGAACTGTTCGAGGCGCTGACGCTGGTGCAGACCCGCAAGATCACCCGGTTCCCGATCATCCTGTTCGGCAGCGCCTACTGGACGGGCCTGGTCGACTGGCTGCGCGACACCATGGCGGTCGCGGGCAAGATCTCGCCGGAGGACCTCGACCTGATCCAGATCACCGACAGCGTCGACGAGGTCGTGCGGATCATCCGGGGCGAGACCGGCGACCACGCCGACATCGAGCGCCTCGGCACCGAGGACAAGTGGTGA
- the dapE gene encoding succinyl-diaminopimelate desuccinylase, which translates to MTLDLHADPIQLTAALVDIPSVSRDEAKIADLVEQALREQTTGFEVLRHGNVVLARTTRGLPTRVILAGHLDTVPIADNVPSRPDKVDGEPVLFGCGTVDMKSGDAVFLHLAATIADPAHDLTLIFYDGEEIAAEFNGLGQIEREIPEWLDGDLAILGEPSGGWIEAGCQGTLRVRLTTSGVRAHSARAWLGENAIHGLAPVLERLSGYEARQVDIDGCVYREGLSAVRVAGGVAGNVVPDVAEVDVNFRFAPDRTVEQAIAHVREVFAGLDVAFEVTDSSPGALPGLTAPAARTLIDSVNAHGGGGVRAKYGWTDVSRFAARGIPAVNFGPGDPNLAHKRDEHVPLSQITAVTAMLRTYLSAR; encoded by the coding sequence GTGACTCTCGATTTGCATGCCGACCCCATCCAGTTGACGGCCGCCCTGGTCGACATCCCGAGTGTGTCGCGGGACGAGGCCAAGATCGCGGATCTGGTCGAGCAGGCATTACGGGAACAGACCACCGGCTTCGAGGTGCTGCGGCACGGCAACGTGGTGCTCGCGCGGACCACCCGCGGCCTGCCCACCCGGGTCATCCTGGCCGGTCACCTGGACACCGTGCCGATCGCCGACAACGTGCCGAGCCGTCCCGACAAGGTCGACGGCGAACCGGTGCTGTTCGGCTGCGGCACCGTCGACATGAAGTCCGGCGACGCGGTGTTCCTGCACCTCGCCGCCACCATCGCCGATCCGGCGCACGACCTCACCCTGATCTTCTACGACGGCGAGGAGATCGCCGCCGAGTTCAACGGCCTCGGGCAGATCGAGCGGGAGATCCCGGAGTGGCTCGACGGCGACCTGGCCATCCTCGGCGAGCCCTCCGGCGGCTGGATCGAGGCAGGCTGCCAGGGCACGCTGCGGGTCCGGCTCACCACCTCCGGCGTGCGCGCGCACTCGGCCAGGGCCTGGCTGGGCGAGAACGCCATCCACGGCCTGGCGCCGGTGCTCGAACGGCTCTCCGGGTACGAGGCGCGGCAGGTCGACATCGACGGCTGTGTCTACCGCGAGGGCCTGTCGGCCGTGCGGGTGGCGGGTGGCGTCGCGGGCAATGTGGTGCCCGATGTGGCCGAGGTGGATGTGAACTTCCGTTTCGCCCCCGATCGCACCGTCGAGCAGGCGATCGCGCACGTCCGCGAGGTCTTCGCGGGGCTCGACGTCGCGTTCGAGGTCACCGACTCCTCGCCCGGCGCGCTGCCCGGCCTGACCGCGCCCGCCGCGCGCACCCTCATCGACTCGGTCAACGCGCACGGCGGTGGCGGCGTGCGCGCCAAGTACGGCTGGACCGACGTCTCGCGCTTCGCCGCCCGCGGCATCCCGGCCGTCAACTTCGGCCCCGGCGACCCGAACCTGGCGCACAAGCGCGACGAGCACGTCCCGCTGAGCCAGATCACCGCCGTCACCGCCATGCTGCGCACCTACCTGTCAGCCCGCTGA
- the dapD gene encoding 2,3,4,5-tetrahydropyridine-2,6-dicarboxylate N-succinyltransferase, giving the protein MSIQGATAVGIANVTSDGTVLDTWYPSPELGEFTETGSKRLDAAEVAEFAELLGVDAARGVEVIAVRTTIADLSAAPVDAHDVYLRLHLLSHRLVQPHGLSLDGQFGLLSNVVWTNHGPCAVDGFEQTRLRLRARGPVTVLSVDKFPRLVDYVVPSGVRIGDADRVRLGAHLASGTTVMHEGFVNFNAGTLGNSMVEGRISAGVVVGDGTDVGGGASIMGTLSGGGTQVISVGERSLLGANSGLGISLGDDCVIEAGLYVTAGTKVTGPDGTVVKAATLSGQNNLLFRRNSTTGAVEVVPRQGTGIELNAALHAND; this is encoded by the coding sequence GTGAGTATTCAGGGAGCAACTGCAGTCGGCATCGCCAACGTGACCTCGGACGGCACGGTCCTCGACACCTGGTACCCCAGCCCCGAGCTGGGCGAATTCACCGAGACCGGTTCCAAGCGCCTGGACGCCGCCGAGGTGGCCGAGTTCGCCGAGCTGCTCGGGGTCGACGCCGCCCGCGGGGTCGAGGTGATCGCGGTGCGCACCACCATCGCGGACCTGTCGGCCGCCCCGGTGGACGCGCACGACGTGTACCTGCGCCTGCACCTGCTCTCGCACCGCCTCGTCCAGCCGCACGGCCTGAGCCTGGACGGCCAGTTCGGCCTGCTCAGCAATGTGGTGTGGACCAACCACGGCCCGTGCGCGGTGGACGGCTTCGAGCAGACCCGGCTGCGGCTGCGCGCCCGCGGCCCGGTCACCGTGCTCAGCGTCGACAAGTTCCCGCGCCTGGTCGACTACGTGGTGCCCTCGGGCGTCCGGATCGGCGACGCCGACCGGGTCCGCCTCGGCGCGCACCTGGCCTCGGGCACCACCGTCATGCACGAGGGCTTCGTGAACTTCAACGCGGGCACCCTGGGCAACTCCATGGTCGAGGGCCGCATCTCGGCCGGCGTCGTCGTCGGCGACGGCACCGACGTGGGCGGCGGCGCCTCCATCATGGGCACCCTGTCCGGCGGCGGCACCCAGGTGATCTCGGTCGGCGAACGCTCGCTGCTCGGCGCCAACTCGGGCCTCGGCATCTCCCTCGGCGACGACTGCGTCATCGAGGCGGGCCTCTACGTCACCGCGGGCACCAAGGTGACCGGCCCCGACGGCACCGTGGTCAAGGCCGCGACCCTGTCCGGGCAGAACAACCTGCTGTTCCGCCGCAACTCCACCACCGGCGCCGTCGAGGTGGTCCCGCGCCAGGGCACCGGCATCGAGCTCAACGCCGCCCTGCACGCCAACGACTGA